A stretch of Phragmites australis chromosome 12, lpPhrAust1.1, whole genome shotgun sequence DNA encodes these proteins:
- the LOC133886514 gene encoding agamous-like MADS-box protein AGL65: MGRVKLKIKKLENSSGRHVTYSKRRSGILKKAKELSILCDIDLILLMFSPSGKPTICIGERSNMEEVIAKYAQLTPQERAKRKLESLEALKKTFKKLDHDVNIQDFLGSGGQTVEELSSYLGSLQCQMADAQKRLSYWSDPEKVENIDHIRAMEQSLNDSLNRIRIHKENLAKQHLIGLQCAPAQFQNDMQLPLGLTGDPNPSSWFHNGAADGQQPMMLPDDPSLLHQRDIGCSTSTSLHSYPGYFSMSKQSMDTGGCSEHGQPAVQQQPSEFNQAECLTSLHLGTQFPYTPFDHTGLLNERMFRPDAVELHDGGAAIDFGGGHFDLPRPGDEASFQNWASAACGAAMFDQQQHHQQQQPSSAQVSSMSELMQVAVHKN, translated from the exons ATGGGGAGGGTCAAGCTGAAGATCAAGAAACTGGAGAACAGCAGTGGACGGCACGTCACGTATTCGAAGCGACGGTCGGGGATCCTGAAGAAGGCCAAGGAATTGTCTATACTCTGCGACATTGATCTCATCCTCCTCATGTTCTCGCCCTCCGGCAAGCCCACCATATGCATCGGCGAAAGAAG CAACATGGAGGAAGTTATAGCAAAATATGCACAACTTACACCTCAAGAAAGGGCTAAAAG GAAATTGGAGAGCTTAGAA GCCCTAAAGAAGACCTTCAAGAAGCTAGACCATGATGTAAATATTCAGGACTTCTTAGGCTCTGG GGGTCAGACAGTCGAG GAGTTGTCAAGCTATCTCGGTTCGTTGCAATGTCAAATGGCAGACGCTCAAAAGCGTCTCAG TTATTGGAGCGATCCCGAGAAGGTTGAGAATATCGACCACATAAGAGCAATGGAGCAATCTCTCAACGACTCCCTTAATCGCATCCGAATCCATAAG GAGAACCTTGCAAAGCAGCACCTGATCGGCCTGCAGTGTGCTCCTGCTCAG TTCCAGAACGACATGCAGTTGCCTCTAGGACTGACCGGTGACCCGAACCCTTCGTCGTGGTTCCACAACGGCGCCGCCGACGGACAGCAACCCATGATGCTACCCGACGACCCCAGCTTGCTCCATCAGAG GGACATCGGTTGCTCGACAAGCACGTCGCTGCACAGCTACCCGGGCTACTTCAGCATGAGCAAGCAGTCGATGGACACCGGCGGTTGTAGCGAGCACGGGCAGCCGGCGGTGCAGCAGCAGCCATCGGAGTTCAACCAAGCCGAATGCCTGACGTCGCTGCACCTGGGCACGCAGTTCCCGTACACGCCCTTCGACCACACCGGCCTCCTCAACGAGAGAATGTTCAGGCCGGACGCCGTCGAGCTGCACGACGGCGGCGCGGCCATCGACTTTGGCGGTGGCCACTTCGACTTGCCCAGGCCCGGCGATGAGGCCAGCTTCCAGAACTGGGCGTCGGCAGCCTGCGGCGCGGCCATGTTCGACCAGCAGCAGCATCACCAGCAGCAACAGCCGTCGTCAGCACAAGTGAGTTCCATGTCCGAGCTCATGCAAGTGGCCGTGCATAAGAACTAA